From the genome of Pseudomonas helvetica:
GGCTGACGCGATTCTTGTGCGGTATCAGCGTGCCGTTGTTTACCAAGCTCAAGGCGCGAGCGATTCCGGGGTTTGCAGCGCTGGAGGATTATCCATATGCCGAGGTACGCGAGTGGGCCGAAGCGAATCTGACTGACTGAACTGTCACTCATGTAGGAGCGGGCCGGGCGGTTTTCGCCTTAGACTGGCTGTTCAATTCCAGGAACCGACACTGATGTCCAACCCGATACCCCAGCGCTCCGACTACCGCTACTTCCAGCCGATCATCACCCGCTGGCACGACAACGATGTCTATGGCCATGTGAATAACGTGACCTATTACAGTTTCTTCGACACGGCGGTGAATACTTATCTGATCGAAGTCGGTGGTCTGGATATTCACGGCGGTGAAGTGGTGGGGTTTGTGGTGAGTTCGGCGTGCGATTACTTCGCCTCGATCGCTTTTCCCGAGCGCATTGAAATCGGTTTGCGGGTGGGCAAGTTGGGCAGCAGTTCGGTGCAATACGAATTGGCGGTGTTCAAGGCCGGGGAAGCGGACGCCTGTGCGGCAGGACGCTTTGTGCATGTATTTGTGGATCGGGCCTCGAATCAGCCGGTGGCGATTCCTGCCGGGTTACGCAGGGCGTTGGAGCGGTTGCTGGTGTGAAACGAAAAATCGCAGCCCGAGGGCTGCGATTTTTTGGAGTCCGTTGCGTGACACTACTCGAGTATCAGTCGCGATAGTACCGGTGGTGATGCTTGCGATGGCCGTAAGCATGGCCACGGCCAGGGTGGTCATCATCGTCGCGGTAGTAACGGCGGCCACCACGGTCACGACCGCCACGGTCTTCGTCATAGCTGCTGTTGCCCATATGGTTACCCAGCGCACCACCCACGCCACCGCCGGCGGCTGCGCCGATCAGGCTGCCTGTGGTGCCGCCCATGCTGCGGCCGACCACGTTACCGCCGGCTGCGCCGAGCGCACCACCGATGGCAGCTTCGCCACGGCTGTGTCTGTTGGCACCTACCGCACTACCGCCGGCGCCGCCCAGGGCTGCACCAATGGTCGAGCCGGTGCTGCCACCCAGCGATTGACCAACCACTGAGCCAAGTACCCCGCCCAATGCGCCGCCAACACCTGCCTCGGCGGTGCCACCGGCAGATGCGGCGCCACTGATCAGGCCAAGGGACAACAAGAGAATCGAGGAGAACTTCATGAGAGGAGCCTCAAAGGGATGACGGCGCGATCCTGAGGCTGTGTCGCGATGGTTACAATAGAAATCCGACGAGTAACACGACTTGTGCACAATTTGCTAAGTTATTGTTTTATAGACGGAACTTAATGGATTTTCGCGGGTCTTTAGCTACTTGCGACAGGCCGCTTTGATACAAAAGCGGCCTTTTTTGTGGGCGTTTGGAAAGTGTTCTGACACCGGGTCAGTGAGGTGAACATAGTCCTGTGGCGAGGGAACTTGCTCCCTCGCCACAGAGGTTTGACTTTGTCTCAGGCAGACTTCGCCATGATCAACCCGGTTTCGCTTGCTGCTTCCAAACGGATCGCCACGAACTTGGAGGTCGGTGTGTGGCTGCCATCACCGATGCTTTCCAGCGGCACCAACGGGTTCACTTCCGGGTAGTAGGCGGCGGCTTGTCCGGCGGGAATATCGAACGCCAGCAAGGTGAAGCCTTTGACGCGGCGCTCACGGCCGTCATCCCAGATCGATACGATATCGGCTTTCTGCCCCGGTTTGAAACCCAGGCGGATGATGTCGGCTTCGTTGACGAACAGCACGTCACGCTGGCCTTTGACCCCACGATAACGGTCGTCGAGACCGTAAATGGTGGTGTTGTACTGATCGTGAGAGCGCATTGATTGCATGATCAGGTCTGGTAACTGCCCGGTGGCGCGGGTGCGCTCGTGCACCAGATCAGCTGGCAGGATGTTCGGGCGGAAATTGGCGCGGCCCGACGGCGTGTGCCAGCGCCGGGCACGTGCGCTGTTGCCGAGATAAAAGCCGCCCGGGTTCTCGATTTTCTGGTTGAAGTCCTTGAAGCCCGGAATAGTGTCGGCAATCAGTTCGCGGATACGGCGGTAATCGGCCACCAGCCAATTCCAGTCGACAGGCGTGGCGCCCAAGGTTGCGGCAGCGATGCCGGCGATGATCGACGGCTCCGAGCGCATCTGTTTCGACAACGGCTGCAGTTGGCCGTTGGAGGCGTGAACCATGCTGAACGAATCTTCAACGGTCACCGCTTGCGCCCCTTCGGTTTGCAAGTCGATGTCGGTGCGCCCGAGGCACGGCAGGATCAGCGCCTCTTTACCGTGCGCCAGATGGCTGCGGTTGAGCTTGGTGCTGATTTGCACGGTGAGGTCGCAATTGCTCAGGGCCTGGAAGGTCCGTGGGCTGTCCGGCGTGGCTTGGGCAAAGTTGCCGCCCAGACCGATGAAGACTTTCGAGCGACCGTCGAGCATCGCGTGGATGGCCTCGACCACGTTGTGACCGTTTTCACGCGGCACCTTGAACTGGAAGCGGCGCTCCAGCGCATCGAGGAAAAACGCCGGTGGGCGTTCGTTGATGCCCATGGTCCGGTCGCCTTGCACGTTGCTGTGCCCGCGCACCGGGCACAGGCCCGCGCCCGGCCGACCGATGTTGCCGCGCAGCAGCAT
Proteins encoded in this window:
- a CDS encoding thioesterase family protein — translated: MSNPIPQRSDYRYFQPIITRWHDNDVYGHVNNVTYYSFFDTAVNTYLIEVGGLDIHGGEVVGFVVSSACDYFASIAFPERIEIGLRVGKLGSSSVQYELAVFKAGEADACAAGRFVHVFVDRASNQPVAIPAGLRRALERLLV
- a CDS encoding glycine zipper domain-containing protein gives rise to the protein MKFSSILLLSLGLISGAASAGGTAEAGVGGALGGVLGSVVGQSLGGSTGSTIGAALGGAGGSAVGANRHSRGEAAIGGALGAAGGNVVGRSMGGTTGSLIGAAAGGGVGGALGNHMGNSSYDEDRGGRDRGGRRYYRDDDDHPGRGHAYGHRKHHHRYYRD